Proteins from a genomic interval of Ndongobacter massiliensis:
- the rpmA gene encoding 50S ribosomal protein L27 — protein MIHIQLQLFSSKKGVSSSKNGRDSKAKRLGVKRSDGQFVTSGNILVRQRGTKIHPGTNVQRGSDDTLFAVVDGVVRYERRGKDKKQVSVYPQVVSA, from the coding sequence ATGATACACATTCAGCTTCAGTTGTTTTCTAGTAAAAAAGGTGTGTCGAGCTCCAAAAACGGGCGCGACTCGAAGGCGAAGCGTCTGGGCGTGAAACGCTCCGACGGACAGTTTGTTACCTCGGGCAATATTCTGGTTCGCCAGCGTGGCACCAAGATTCACCCGGGCACAAATGTCCAGCGTGGATCGGATGATACGCTTTTTGCAGTTGTCGACGGTGTTGTTCGCTATGAGCGCCGCGGCAAGGATAAGAAACAAGTCAGCGTCTATCCGCAAGTAGTGTCAGCCTGA
- a CDS encoding ribosomal-processing cysteine protease Prp, translating to MISVWFEQEEGQITAYRITGHAAPDEEGALRCAAVSVLATATINTLSEVCGLSDQLEYEFSEGNLFARLSWATLSTTQRRDAQIALRGFAVNVEDLAEQFPETIQITYEEVAK from the coding sequence ATGATTTCCGTATGGTTCGAACAGGAAGAGGGTCAAATCACTGCCTACCGTATTACGGGACATGCGGCGCCGGATGAAGAGGGCGCTTTGCGCTGTGCGGCGGTTTCCGTTTTAGCGACCGCCACGATCAATACGCTGTCTGAAGTATGCGGCCTGTCGGATCAATTGGAATATGAATTTTCTGAGGGAAATCTGTTTGCCCGCCTTTCTTGGGCGACGCTTTCTACGACGCAGCGGCGGGATGCGCAGATTGCGCTTCGTGGCTTTGCAGTCAATGTGGAGGATTTGGCGGAACAGTTTCCGGAAACGATACAAATCACCTATGAGGAGGTGGCGAAATGA
- the rplU gene encoding 50S ribosomal protein L21 yields the protein MYAIIETGGKQYRVEEGQSLKVEKLAAEVGDSVTFDQVLLVGGDELNIGQPYVDGAKVTASVLEQGKNKKIVVGKFKAKKGYRRKRGHRQPYTMVKVESIVGA from the coding sequence ATGTACGCAATTATTGAAACCGGCGGCAAGCAATACCGGGTCGAGGAAGGGCAGTCGCTGAAAGTCGAGAAATTGGCGGCGGAAGTCGGCGATTCCGTAACATTTGACCAGGTGCTTTTGGTGGGGGGCGACGAACTGAATATCGGACAACCCTACGTCGATGGAGCAAAGGTCACCGCCAGCGTGTTGGAGCAGGGCAAGAACAAAAAGATTGTCGTTGGAAAATTCAAGGCCAAAAAGGGCTATCGTCGTAAGCGCGGGCATCGTCAGCCGTACACGATGGTCAAAGTGGAGAGCATTGTCGGCGCATGA
- the thyA gene encoding thymidylate synthase, with protein MITVDEQYRRAAEALLSGYSEKDAQTPVRPRWEDGTPAYTRYLPQQIFSYEPGQVPLTNYRRTAWKTAIRELLWIYAERSNDVSVLREKYKVNYWDSWQKADGTLGTAYGYQTAKRFRSPETGELIDQVDRLIEQLRENPLNRRLMISLIDMDDIADMALVPCAFLTLWTVSGEQLNCTLIQRSGDFLAAAAPGGINAFQYYVLMRIMAQVSGYKPGRFVHFIQNLHIYDRHESILRQVLTTDVENRPVPRLHINPEKHEIRDFVVEDFSLEGYQPDRTKYEIPIAL; from the coding sequence ATGATTACAGTAGACGAACAGTATCGCCGCGCAGCGGAGGCTCTGCTTTCCGGCTACAGCGAAAAAGACGCGCAAACGCCCGTACGCCCGCGTTGGGAAGATGGAACGCCTGCCTATACGCGCTATCTTCCGCAGCAGATATTCTCGTATGAACCGGGGCAGGTGCCACTGACGAATTATCGGCGCACCGCTTGGAAAACGGCCATTCGCGAGCTGCTCTGGATCTATGCGGAGCGATCGAACGATGTTTCTGTGTTGCGGGAAAAGTATAAGGTAAACTATTGGGATTCCTGGCAGAAAGCGGATGGCACACTGGGCACAGCGTACGGTTATCAGACGGCGAAACGCTTCCGCTCCCCGGAAACGGGAGAGCTCATTGATCAGGTGGATCGATTGATTGAGCAATTGCGCGAAAATCCACTGAATCGGCGGCTGATGATCAGTCTCATTGATATGGATGATATCGCAGATATGGCACTGGTGCCGTGCGCCTTTTTGACCCTGTGGACGGTGAGCGGCGAGCAACTCAACTGCACCCTGATTCAACGCAGCGGCGATTTTCTTGCCGCCGCAGCTCCGGGTGGAATCAATGCCTTTCAATACTACGTTTTGATGCGAATCATGGCCCAAGTGAGCGGTTACAAGCCGGGGCGCTTTGTCCACTTCATACAGAATTTGCACATATATGATCGCCATGAGTCGATTTTGCGGCAGGTTCTAACAACGGATGTGGAAAACCGTCCAGTGCCGCGCCTGCACATCAATCCGGAAAAGCACGAAATCCGAGATTTCGTTGTGGAGGACTTTTCGCTGGAGGGGTATCAACCGGATCGAACGAAATATGAGATTCCCATTGCGCTTTAA
- the rpmE gene encoding 50S ribosomal protein L31 encodes MKKEIHPEYYEDATVECACGNTFTTGSTKKNLKVEVCSACHPFYTGKQKFVERGGRVERFKKKYNMD; translated from the coding sequence ATGAAAAAGGAAATTCATCCGGAGTATTACGAGGATGCCACGGTGGAGTGCGCTTGCGGCAATACCTTCACTACCGGATCGACAAAAAAGAATTTGAAAGTGGAAGTTTGTTCGGCTTGCCATCCGTTCTATACCGGAAAGCAGAAGTTCGTGGAACGCGGCGGCCGCGTGGAGCGCTTCAAGAAAAAGTACAACATGGACTGA
- the prfA gene encoding peptide chain release factor 1: MFENLKNIQETMHDFELQLADPALLADMSRWQAVNREYNGLKPLAETYAQYEAAKAAIAEDEKVIAEENDAELVAMAKEDLRENQEAAERLTQELKLLLLPKDPNDHKNVLVEIRGGAGGDEASLFAADLYRMYHMYADKQGYKTEELSYQEQGVGGVKEAVFMVKGEGAYSRLKYESGVHRVQRVPVTESQGRIHTSTATVAVLPEAEDVDVEIRPEDVRVDVYRSGGHGGQSVNTTDSAVRLTHLPTGIVVTCQDEKSQLKNKEKAMQVLRARLYDQMLEAQQKEISADRRSQVGTGDRSERIRTYNFPQGRVTDHRINRTIYQLQDFLDGDIQEMIDALVTEDQMKKLELVTAGKEGA; encoded by the coding sequence ATGTTTGAAAATTTGAAAAATATACAAGAGACTATGCACGACTTCGAGTTGCAGCTGGCGGATCCGGCGCTTCTTGCAGACATGTCCCGGTGGCAGGCGGTCAATCGGGAATACAACGGCTTAAAACCACTAGCGGAAACGTATGCGCAGTATGAAGCAGCAAAGGCGGCGATTGCGGAAGATGAGAAAGTGATTGCCGAAGAAAACGATGCAGAACTGGTCGCCATGGCCAAAGAGGACCTGCGGGAAAATCAGGAAGCGGCGGAGCGGCTGACGCAAGAACTGAAGTTGCTTTTACTTCCGAAGGATCCGAACGATCACAAGAATGTACTGGTGGAGATTCGCGGCGGGGCGGGCGGCGATGAGGCAAGCCTGTTTGCGGCGGACCTCTATCGGATGTATCACATGTACGCGGATAAGCAGGGCTATAAAACGGAAGAACTTAGCTATCAGGAGCAGGGCGTCGGGGGTGTGAAAGAAGCGGTTTTCATGGTAAAAGGCGAAGGCGCCTATTCCCGGTTGAAATATGAATCCGGAGTCCACCGCGTGCAGCGCGTGCCGGTCACGGAGTCGCAGGGGCGAATCCATACCTCGACGGCTACCGTGGCGGTGCTGCCGGAGGCGGAGGACGTCGATGTGGAAATTCGACCGGAGGATGTACGGGTGGATGTATATCGCTCCGGGGGGCATGGCGGTCAGTCTGTCAATACGACGGATTCGGCAGTGCGTTTGACCCATCTGCCGACGGGGATTGTCGTGACCTGCCAGGATGAGAAAAGTCAGCTGAAAAATAAAGAAAAGGCGATGCAAGTGTTGCGCGCCCGTCTATATGATCAAATGTTGGAAGCGCAACAGAAGGAAATTTCCGCAGATCGGCGCAGCCAAGTCGGTACCGGTGATCGTTCCGAACGGATCCGCACGTACAATTTTCCGCAGGGACGCGTAACGGATCACCGGATCAATCGAACGATTTATCAGCTGCAGGATTTTTTGGATGGAGATATTCAAGAAATGATTGATGCTCTAGTCACCGAAGATCAGATGAAAAAACTGGAATTGGTGACGGCAGGAAAGGAAGGCGCATGA
- the obgE gene encoding GTPase ObgE: protein MFIDTARITVEAGNGGDGAIAWRREKYEPSGGPDGGDGGDGGSVFFEADKDLQTLLDFRYHTKYRAESGERGKKKKMFGKKGADLILKVPMGTTIREAESRKLIADLKEDGQRFLAVRGGHGGKGNARFKNSIRQAPRFAKPGGLGQKLEVLLEVKLIADVGLVGLPNVGKSSLLSILSNAKPKIADYHFTTLEPNLGVMQLGEGRALILADIPGLIEGAHEGTGLGHDFLRHIERTRFLVHVLDMSGYEGRDPVDDFRLIQDELEAYQVGLAQKVRLVVANKSDLPQARENLRRFQQQYPQYPVLCTSAATTQGIAELKHFLQREMAKAPEQMDTTEPLTDVAEFFRTDPSLSIYREGSIIYCKGEPLQTLTRKLLIEDEDSVTFFENSLETMGVMEQIRALHPAEEDVIDVEGFQFEWL from the coding sequence ATGTTCATTGATACAGCGCGCATTACCGTCGAGGCGGGAAATGGCGGGGACGGTGCCATTGCGTGGCGCAGAGAAAAATATGAACCGTCGGGCGGACCCGACGGCGGAGATGGGGGAGATGGCGGTTCGGTGTTTTTTGAAGCCGATAAAGATTTGCAGACGCTCCTCGATTTTCGCTACCATACCAAGTATCGGGCGGAGTCCGGCGAACGTGGTAAAAAAAAGAAAATGTTCGGAAAAAAAGGCGCTGATTTAATCCTGAAAGTGCCCATGGGTACCACGATTCGTGAGGCGGAAAGCCGAAAACTCATTGCCGATCTCAAAGAGGACGGACAGCGCTTCCTTGCGGTGCGCGGCGGGCATGGCGGCAAGGGCAATGCGCGTTTCAAGAACTCAATTCGACAGGCGCCGCGTTTTGCCAAGCCGGGCGGATTGGGACAAAAACTGGAGGTTTTGCTCGAAGTAAAATTGATTGCGGACGTCGGACTCGTGGGGTTACCCAATGTGGGAAAAAGCTCCTTGCTATCGATTCTGTCCAATGCCAAACCGAAAATTGCCGATTATCACTTCACCACATTGGAACCGAATTTAGGTGTCATGCAACTCGGCGAGGGACGGGCACTGATTTTGGCGGATATTCCCGGGTTAATTGAAGGCGCACATGAGGGAACGGGATTGGGGCATGACTTTCTGCGTCACATTGAACGCACTCGCTTTTTAGTACATGTGCTGGATATGAGCGGTTATGAGGGGCGCGATCCCGTAGACGATTTTCGCCTGATTCAGGATGAACTGGAAGCCTATCAGGTTGGGTTGGCGCAAAAAGTTCGCTTGGTCGTGGCGAATAAAAGCGATCTGCCGCAGGCAAGGGAGAATCTTCGGCGATTTCAGCAGCAGTATCCGCAATACCCCGTACTGTGTACCAGCGCGGCGACTACGCAGGGGATTGCCGAATTGAAACACTTTTTACAACGGGAAATGGCGAAAGCACCGGAACAAATGGATACAACCGAACCGCTGACCGATGTGGCTGAATTTTTCCGAACGGATCCTTCTCTTTCGATTTACCGCGAGGGTTCGATTATTTATTGCAAGGGAGAGCCCCTGCAAACATTGACGCGCAAGTTATTGATTGAAGACGAGGATTCCGTCACATTCTTTGAAAATTCCCTCGAAACAATGGGGGTTATGGAACAGATTCGCGCCTTGCATCCCGCCGAAGAGGATGTCATTGATGTGGAAGGGTTTCAGTTTGAGTGGCTGTAA
- the prmC gene encoding peptide chain release factor N(5)-glutamine methyltransferase, with protein MEAEKKQENCAEDAPQAVGRVECRTAARTLSPLLADWLLRSPHEESRWIAAEILQLSPGEVRLEALRGRQLCPEEQAHWLVMEEKRKRGWPLQYAIGRWNFYGRDFRVDPRALIPRPETERLVEEALQAAQERRANIETVRALRVADIGTGSGCIAITMALEREDLLLWATDCSEAALSLARENAELLCGKAFSDRLSWIQGDLLTPLSGAFDLIVSNPPYVEEVGRDALPDELRYEPQEALFAGKDGLDIYRRLIPQAEKKLMPGGFLLLEIGAEQASAVLELLRGTGWDDRRVIRDYAGRARVVRARRSGGGNYV; from the coding sequence ATGGAAGCGGAGAAGAAGCAAGAAAATTGCGCAGAGGATGCACCGCAAGCGGTCGGACGTGTGGAGTGTCGCACCGCTGCAAGAACTTTATCGCCCCTGCTTGCGGATTGGCTGTTGCGTTCACCGCACGAAGAATCCCGTTGGATTGCCGCGGAGATTCTGCAACTTTCCCCGGGAGAAGTGCGCTTGGAAGCGCTGCGCGGACGGCAATTGTGCCCGGAAGAACAGGCGCACTGGCTTGTCATGGAAGAAAAGCGAAAGCGTGGGTGGCCGCTGCAATATGCCATCGGTCGCTGGAATTTTTACGGACGCGACTTTCGCGTCGATCCGCGGGCACTGATTCCACGACCGGAGACGGAGCGGTTGGTGGAGGAAGCTTTGCAGGCGGCGCAGGAACGCCGCGCCAACATCGAAACGGTGCGAGCCTTGCGCGTTGCCGATATTGGCACGGGCAGTGGATGTATTGCAATTACGATGGCGCTGGAGCGAGAGGATCTGCTTTTGTGGGCGACCGATTGTTCCGAGGCGGCGCTTTCTCTCGCACGGGAAAACGCGGAGCTTTTGTGCGGAAAAGCATTTTCCGACCGATTGTCTTGGATCCAAGGCGATTTGTTGACGCCTTTATCGGGCGCTTTTGATCTGATCGTGAGCAATCCACCTTATGTGGAAGAAGTCGGTCGTGATGCCTTGCCGGACGAGTTGCGCTACGAACCGCAGGAGGCGCTTTTTGCGGGGAAAGACGGGTTGGACATCTACCGCCGTCTGATTCCTCAGGCGGAGAAAAAATTGATGCCGGGCGGGTTTTTATTGCTGGAAATCGGAGCGGAACAGGCATCGGCGGTGTTGGAGCTTTTGCGCGGAACCGGATGGGACGACCGACGGGTCATTCGGGATTATGCGGGGCGTGCGCGCGTTGTGCGGGCGCGGCGTTCCGGCGGAGGAAATTATGTTTGA
- a CDS encoding D-alanine--D-alanine ligase family protein translates to MKKIMVVCGGRSTEHEISLRSARNVLNSLDREKYRVFGLFIDKLGRMIPLGEVVHPVERPADLIRSAEGTLLDSVGRFASWVSELQADAAEPLLIFPLIHGQTGEDGELQGFFQALGLPYVGTRLTSSALCMDKGFANQIFREAGLPKAKFYVLNRFSYDACTTEAQRARLLDEIVEVCGPRLFVKPANNGSSIGVSRAERGNLEEALALAFHYDRRVVIEEEIIGRELEVSILGNGTARASLPGSYTSHRDLLDYTAKYNDKMTVENVPHPLSEEKYDEVRKLALQAYHALCCEGYARVDIFMDAQGQFYVNEINTSPGMTPTSLASKLWTSLTDMTFSEYLDAIIAYGEESEEAARQVATSWEDQ, encoded by the coding sequence TTGAAAAAGATCATGGTGGTATGCGGTGGACGCAGCACCGAGCACGAAATTTCGCTGCGCAGCGCCCGTAATGTCCTGAATTCTCTGGATCGGGAAAAATATCGAGTTTTTGGACTCTTTATCGACAAGCTGGGGCGCATGATTCCTTTGGGGGAAGTCGTTCATCCGGTCGAACGCCCGGCAGATTTGATTCGTTCTGCCGAAGGAACTCTGCTCGATTCCGTGGGACGTTTTGCATCTTGGGTGTCGGAATTGCAGGCGGATGCGGCAGAGCCGCTTCTGATTTTTCCCCTGATTCATGGGCAAACGGGAGAAGACGGGGAATTGCAGGGCTTTTTTCAAGCATTGGGGCTGCCCTATGTGGGCACGCGCCTGACGTCCAGTGCGCTTTGTATGGATAAAGGCTTTGCCAATCAGATCTTTCGTGAAGCGGGATTACCGAAGGCAAAATTTTACGTGTTGAACCGTTTTTCGTATGACGCTTGCACGACCGAGGCACAGCGCGCGCGCTTGCTGGACGAAATTGTTGAAGTCTGCGGTCCACGCCTTTTTGTCAAACCGGCCAACAACGGCTCTTCCATCGGCGTCAGTCGTGCGGAGCGGGGAAATTTAGAAGAAGCGTTGGCATTGGCATTTCATTACGATCGACGCGTCGTCATCGAAGAAGAAATCATCGGGCGGGAATTGGAAGTTTCAATTTTAGGAAACGGCACCGCACGCGCCTCGCTGCCCGGCAGCTACACCTCTCATCGCGATCTTTTGGATTACACGGCAAAATACAATGATAAAATGACGGTGGAAAATGTCCCCCATCCGCTTTCGGAAGAAAAATACGATGAAGTGCGCAAGCTGGCGTTGCAGGCGTATCACGCGCTGTGTTGCGAGGGCTATGCGCGCGTCGATATTTTTATGGACGCACAGGGACAATTTTACGTCAATGAAATCAACACCTCGCCGGGGATGACGCCGACCTCGCTGGCATCAAAGTTGTGGACGTCTCTGACGGACATGACCTTTTCGGAATACTTGGATGCAATCATTGCGTATGGCGAGGAATCGGAAGAGGCCGCTCGGCAAGTGGCAACATCGTGGGAGGATCAATGA
- a CDS encoding serine hydrolase — MQLKRVSLFLTLGLFFMLWNGYPVYASEEFAPEEIITEENDSNPATNIGSVEADIKATQQNSSTVSEEEFSSAEEKLEETEESNSSEMPPTDFNEEQASSVESVESSENEEKFEEEAEPENLEKETLLQPMTLPAVEENKTGWVEKDGEWIYVKPDGSTFYNQVITFGPNVAYYIGDHGQRMTGVFRDAQGNMRLTDEEGQLSLRAQWCNQGTDRYYAKGDFGKIFSDQVITFGGSVGYFMGADGKVTYGQAQASNGINYFSDYATGELVQQTGWVFGRDDERLRYYVKGRGELFSNQVITFGGTVGYYMGTDGSVQYGVSISPQGIVRYSDPTTGKLVQDAGWIEEGDKRYYAKGRGELFANQVITFGGTVGYYMGADGSVQHGHCVSPQRVHYYSDLESGELVQKPGWITCAQDGARHYVKGAGVLFANQIITFGPDVAYYMNENAEVAKGITRTAEGMVLRLDDETGQLLLGAGWLEFDGDRFYFQENGMPFRNQIITFGMENAYLMGKTGAVQYGWQNLSGNRYYLLPDGRAARGWNSFADDYFYFSPIRYFAVRGLQFTGQKYHYFDDNTGVLRTGKVQSPNTSVPFVYVSLKPESSELSGQGLGRSYDAYCADEAKTAKARAAEAAVLRYFSSYGGSASLYYNEVETGLNWILNDKPQYPASVIKTVVMAAVYDRINRGEIRNNGVIENQIHQMITVSNNSSYNYLVYLMGDGNFARGCARIREFAERNGYYNTYVRHTLHPSGYAVASNGGGWNSMTAEDAGLQMRDIYLGRLVSPYYSERMTGHLLQQVWRNKIPKAVGSGIRVANKTGYADQSDGYGYSQDMAIVYRPNNPYILSVFVYKWGLSDPQGEADCCAFARVVHQNY, encoded by the coding sequence ATGCAGTTGAAAAGAGTAAGTCTTTTCTTGACATTGGGACTTTTTTTTATGCTTTGGAACGGATATCCGGTGTACGCGTCTGAAGAATTCGCACCAGAAGAAATCATTACCGAAGAAAATGATTCAAATCCGGCGACAAATATAGGAAGTGTTGAGGCGGACATAAAAGCAACACAGCAAAACAGTTCCACAGTTTCTGAGGAAGAGTTTTCGTCTGCAGAAGAAAAATTAGAAGAAACAGAAGAATCAAACTCTTCAGAAATGCCTCCGACAGATTTCAATGAAGAGCAAGCATCTTCGGTAGAATCTGTGGAAAGCTCTGAAAATGAAGAAAAATTTGAAGAAGAAGCAGAACCGGAGAATTTGGAAAAGGAAACTCTTTTGCAGCCGATGACTTTGCCTGCTGTTGAAGAAAACAAAACGGGTTGGGTTGAAAAAGACGGCGAGTGGATTTATGTAAAGCCGGACGGTTCGACGTTTTACAACCAGGTAATTACTTTCGGACCGAATGTTGCGTATTACATTGGCGATCACGGTCAGCGGATGACGGGTGTGTTCCGCGACGCGCAAGGGAATATGCGTTTAACGGATGAAGAGGGGCAGCTATCCCTGCGCGCACAGTGGTGTAATCAAGGGACCGACCGTTATTACGCCAAAGGGGATTTTGGTAAGATTTTCTCTGATCAAGTGATCACATTCGGCGGCTCCGTTGGCTATTTCATGGGCGCCGATGGCAAAGTTACGTACGGTCAGGCACAGGCATCGAATGGAATAAATTATTTCTCGGATTATGCAACCGGTGAATTGGTACAGCAGACGGGCTGGGTCTTTGGAAGAGACGATGAGCGCCTTCGTTACTATGTGAAGGGACGTGGGGAGCTTTTTTCCAACCAAGTGATTACCTTTGGCGGCACGGTCGGGTATTACATGGGCACCGACGGCAGTGTGCAGTATGGCGTTTCTATTTCCCCGCAGGGAATTGTTCGCTATTCGGATCCGACAACCGGCAAATTGGTACAGGATGCAGGATGGATTGAAGAGGGCGATAAGCGCTATTACGCCAAAGGACGCGGTGAGCTTTTTGCCAACCAAGTGATTACCTTTGGCGGCACAGTCGGGTATTACATGGGCGCCGACGGCAGTGTGCAGCATGGGCATTGTGTTTCACCGCAGAGAGTTCATTATTACTCCGATTTGGAGAGCGGTGAGCTTGTACAAAAACCGGGGTGGATTACTTGTGCGCAGGATGGAGCGCGTCATTATGTAAAAGGTGCCGGCGTGCTTTTCGCAAATCAAATCATCACCTTCGGCCCGGATGTCGCCTACTATATGAATGAGAATGCGGAAGTAGCCAAAGGCATCACCCGCACCGCCGAGGGCATGGTTTTGCGCCTCGATGACGAGACGGGACAGCTTTTACTTGGCGCCGGTTGGTTGGAGTTTGACGGCGATCGCTTTTATTTCCAAGAAAACGGTATGCCGTTTCGCAATCAGATTATTACATTTGGCATGGAAAATGCGTACCTGATGGGAAAAACCGGTGCGGTGCAATACGGCTGGCAAAATCTTTCCGGGAATCGGTACTATTTGTTGCCGGATGGACGTGCGGCGCGCGGCTGGAATTCTTTTGCCGATGATTATTTCTATTTCTCACCGATTCGCTACTTTGCGGTTCGCGGTTTGCAGTTTACCGGGCAGAAATACCATTATTTTGATGACAATACCGGCGTGCTGCGCACCGGAAAAGTACAATCGCCGAATACGTCGGTTCCCTTTGTCTATGTTTCGCTGAAGCCGGAATCCTCCGAGTTGTCGGGTCAGGGCTTGGGACGCAGTTATGATGCATACTGCGCTGATGAAGCGAAAACGGCGAAAGCCCGTGCGGCGGAAGCGGCGGTGCTGCGCTACTTTTCTTCCTATGGCGGCTCGGCGTCCCTGTATTACAACGAAGTGGAAACGGGATTGAACTGGATTCTCAATGACAAGCCGCAGTATCCCGCCAGCGTGATCAAAACGGTGGTGATGGCGGCGGTGTACGATCGCATTAACCGGGGAGAAATCCGAAACAATGGCGTCATTGAAAATCAAATTCATCAGATGATTACCGTGAGCAATAACAGCTCCTATAACTATTTAGTTTATTTAATGGGAGATGGGAATTTTGCACGCGGCTGTGCGCGCATCCGCGAATTTGCCGAGCGGAACGGGTACTATAACACCTATGTGCGCCACACGCTCCATCCGAGCGGGTACGCCGTTGCCTCTAATGGGGGCGGCTGGAACAGCATGACCGCGGAAGATGCGGGCTTGCAAATGCGCGACATCTATTTGGGACGTCTGGTCAGCCCCTATTACTCGGAGCGCATGACGGGACATCTGTTACAGCAAGTTTGGCGGAATAAGATTCCCAAGGCGGTCGGTTCGGGCATTCGCGTGGCAAACAAGACGGGCTATGCCGATCAATCCGACGGATATGGTTATTCGCAAGATATGGCGATTGTCTATCGCCCGAATAATCCGTACATTCTTTCCGTTTTTGTATATAAATGGGGATTGAGTGATCCACAGGGCGAAGCCGATTGCTGTGCTTTTGCGCGTGTGGTACACCAGAATTATTAA
- the murF gene encoding UDP-N-acetylmuramoyl-tripeptide--D-alanyl-D-alanine ligase: MKNQTIGSIAAFAGAALQTPQDAAQPIHEISTDSRTIHAGDVYLPLLGARLDGHQFIEEAFSKGAVATFCDREHELPQDHCTLLVDDTMEAFQQLAKNYRAALDVKIIGITGSNGKTTTKDIVNSVLRERYRTKKTVGNFNNQIGVPRTLLDLDEDTEIGVVEMGMDHFHEISKLVELARPDFTIITNVGDSHLLELGTKENVAQAKLEILEQQDENGYFLYNYDDMVLRKAVCEREIRPKVLTYGTDPGADYRIVITRSNAAGTSFSVNGTPWHINLIGSYQAYNATVAVIIGQLLGLSAGEIRRGLHVEDPTAMRNELVHCDGFDILVDCYKSNPQSLAEALETMQLLAGYPQKIAILGDMLELGPDEERLHYEAGLAMRPDEIDYLLFIGDLAKEMERGALVHFPRSRVFHFNSKPDLVDRAKTLIDKSTLVLVKASRAMRLEEVVESIRKTTV, encoded by the coding sequence ATGAAAAACCAGACCATCGGCTCCATCGCCGCATTCGCCGGAGCCGCACTGCAGACGCCGCAGGATGCGGCACAGCCCATCCATGAAATTTCGACCGATTCGCGAACGATACACGCGGGCGATGTGTATCTTCCGTTGCTCGGGGCGCGTTTAGACGGTCATCAATTTATTGAGGAAGCCTTTTCGAAAGGCGCTGTGGCGACGTTCTGTGATCGCGAACACGAATTGCCGCAAGACCATTGTACATTGCTGGTCGATGATACGATGGAAGCATTTCAACAGTTGGCGAAAAATTATCGCGCTGCCTTGGATGTGAAAATTATCGGCATTACGGGCTCCAACGGCAAAACAACGACAAAAGACATTGTCAATTCCGTCCTGCGGGAGCGTTATCGCACTAAAAAAACGGTGGGAAATTTCAACAATCAGATCGGCGTACCGCGTACACTCCTGGATTTGGACGAAGATACCGAAATCGGCGTGGTGGAGATGGGGATGGATCATTTTCACGAAATTTCCAAACTGGTGGAATTGGCACGCCCTGACTTCACGATTATTACAAATGTTGGGGATTCTCATTTGTTGGAGTTGGGCACGAAGGAAAATGTGGCGCAGGCAAAACTGGAAATTTTAGAGCAACAGGACGAGAACGGCTATTTTCTCTACAATTACGATGATATGGTGTTGCGCAAGGCTGTTTGCGAACGAGAAATCCGTCCGAAAGTTCTGACGTACGGTACGGATCCCGGCGCGGATTATCGCATTGTCATTACCCGCTCCAATGCCGCGGGCACTTCTTTTTCGGTCAACGGCACGCCATGGCATATCAACCTCATCGGTTCCTATCAGGCGTATAATGCGACCGTCGCCGTGATCATCGGACAACTGCTGGGTTTGAGCGCCGGAGAAATTCGCCGCGGGTTACACGTTGAGGATCCGACGGCGATGCGCAACGAGTTGGTGCACTGTGACGGCTTCGACATCCTCGTGGATTGCTACAAATCCAATCCGCAGAGTCTGGCAGAAGCCCTTGAGACGATGCAGCTGCTCGCCGGATATCCGCAGAAAATAGCCATTTTAGGGGATATGCTGGAACTCGGACCGGATGAAGAGCGTCTGCATTATGAAGCGGGACTTGCCATGCGCCCCGATGAAATCGACTATCTGTTGTTTATCGGCGACTTGGCGAAGGAGATGGAACGCGGTGCGCTCGTTCACTTTCCGCGTTCGCGGGTTTTTCACTTCAACTCCAAGCCGGATTTGGTCGATCGGGCAAAAACATTGATTGATAAGAGCACATTGGTCTTGGTCAAAGCTTCCCGCGCCATGCGCCTGGAAGAAGTGGTCGAGAGTATACGCAAAACGACAGTATGA